The genomic stretch CAGGCACGCGGTGCCGTGCCTCCACCCGGCGTCCACCTTGTCGCCGGGCCGCAGAAGTCCGAAGGGGTGGGTGCCGGCCTCGTTGTAGCGGGTGGCCACCAATTCCGAACCGTCGGTGAGGCGGACGGTGCCGCGGGTGGAGTCGCCCAAGAACAGCAGCTCGCGCAGCTCGCCGACCACCACTGCGTGGTTGCCGGGGTCGATATCGCCCTCGGGGGCGAGCACCACGCGCTGGGGCCGAATGGCGATGACCACCTGTGCTCCCGGCGCCAGGCTGTCGGCCCCCACCGGCGCACAGGTCAACCGGTCCCCCGACGGCAGCAGCACCTCGGTGCGGGCGCCGTCGCCCCCCGCCACCGTCGCCTCCAGCATGTTCACCTCGCCGATGAACTCGGCCACAAAACGCGACGCAGGCCGCTCGTAGATCTCGACCGGGGTGCCGAGCTGGTGGATGCGTCCCTCGTTCATCACCGCGATCCGATCGCTCATCGTGATGGCCTCGGTCTGGTCGTGGGTCACGAACACGAAGGTCATGCCCAAGTCGTCGTGGAGGCGGGTCAGCTCGAACCGCATGGCTTGGCGGAGCTTGAGATCGAGGGCGCTGAGAGGCTCGTCGAGCAGCAGCACGTCGGGCTCGTTGACGATTGCCCGGGCCAGCGCCACCCGCTGCTGTTGGCCGCCGGAGAGCTGCCCCGGGTAGCGGGACCGGAAGTCGGAGAGCTGTACGAGGTTGAGCGCTTCCCGCACCCTGTTCTCAATGGTCTGCTTGTGTCGCCGCTTCACCCGCAACCCGAAGGCCACGTTGTCGGCCACCGTCATGTGGCCGAACAGGGCGTAGCTCTGGAAGACGGAGTTGACGGTGCGGCGGTGGGCGGGGGTGTCGGTCACATCGCGGCCGCTGATGAACACCCGCCCTTCGGTGGGGTATTCGAACCCTGAGATCATCCGGAGAGTGGTGGTCTTGCCGCACCCCGATGGTCCGAGAAGGGAGATGAACTCGCCAGCCTCGACTTCGAGATCGACGGCGTCAACGGCCAAGGTCTCGCCGAAGCGCTTGGTCACCTGGCGCAATGAGACCGTGCCCTGCTCATGGTGCGGTTCCACCATTTCCGGCATCGTAAGCCCGGCCAGTAGATAAATCAAAGAGATATTTTATATGCAAGCCATAGAGATTGATTATGCAAAAGAGTCGCTCCGACCCTGTGATGGCCGGCGCTTGGCGGCCTATTGCCGGGGCAGTACCAGCGATGACCGGGCGAAGGCAGAGAAGACGTCGAGGGCACGGGGAGGCTTGTCATCCACCCGCCGGGCAAGGCCCAATCCCAGAGGGGGAATCTTGCTCCGGAGGCGAACATAGGCGACTCGGCTGCCGTCTTGGGCGACATCAGTGGCCGGCAACAGGTTGAGCAGCGAAAATCCGAATCCGTTGCCCACCAGCGTTCGAACCAGCGAGATGTCGGCGTGGCTGGCTGCGGGGTGGTAGGCCACACCGGTGGCGAGGAACAGGGACAGGAAGTACTCGCGGCTCAACGGGAGATCGAGCAGGATGTAAGGATCGCCGGCCAGGGCTTCGAGACCGATCTCCGCTTCTTCAGCAAGACGGTGGGAAGAACTGACCACCGCATGGGCCTCCACGTCGAGAATGCGCTCGAAATCCACTCCTCGGCCCAGTTCGATGTCGTAGGTGATGGCCGCATGCACAGCCCCGGTTCGCAGCCAGTCCAACAGCTCATCCTGGGTTCCCGTGCGAATCTCTACGGCGATGTCGGGATGGCGCTCGCGGAACCTGCGCACCAGCGATGGGATCACGATGGGCGCCACAGTCACCAGCGATCCGACCGTCACTCGCCCCGAGTCGTCCGACACCGCCGCAGACATGCGAGCTTCGAGCTCGGCGGCCCGAGACAGGGTGGCCCGGGCCTCCGCCATCAACAAATCGCCCTCTGGAGTGAGCGAAACGCCCTGGCCGCGGTGTCGAACCAGAAGACTGACCCCCAACATCCGCTCCAGATTCCGGATGGAAGTCGACAAGCCGGGCTGGGAAATGCCGATCGCCGCCGCGGCCTCGGTCATCGAGCCGTGCTCGGCAACAGCCACAAAGTTCTCAAGCTCCCTGAGAGCGACACGCCTCTTCATCTGCGAACAATGCGGAATCGCCGGCAGCGCCCCGCAGTGCTCACCTTTGCCCCCAGTGGCTACGGCGCTTGACCAGCACGATCCGCTCCAGTTCGCACACCACGTCGCCGTGCTGGTTGCGGCCCCAGTGCTTGAAGCGCACCATCCCGGCGTCGTCGCGTTTGGGGTCGTCGGAAACGTCGAGCACTTCGGTGTAGGCGGTGATGGTGTCGCCGTGGTGTACCGGCACCTTGAACCGCACGGCGTCGAGGCCCAGCTCGCAGAGGGCGTTCTCGGCGGTGTCCTGGCTGGCCAGCCCCACCGTCATCGAGCCGGTGATCAGCCCGAACACCAGCCGGCCGTCGCCCAGGGGCGAGCCGGCCATGATCTCCTCGTTCCAGTGCCCTTGGGCCGTGTTCATCACCTGCTTGGAGATGTAGTTGTTCTCCACCTCGTCAATGGTGGCCGACCTCCCATGGCGCATGCGCTGGCCCACCGCGAAGTCCTCGAAGTAGTTGCCCGATCCGGTGAGCGTTGAAGGAGCGTCCATCGTGTTCGTCTATCTCAATTGGGGAGGGGGCAGCAGGTGGTCGGAGACGATGCGCTGCATGATCTCGCCGGCGTCCGCGTTGGCAGCCACCTGGTACATGAGGGCTCGGCAGGCCTCGAGCTCCGATGCCATCTTGGCGATCTTGAACCGGGTCACCTGGAAGTCGCCGATGGGCCGCCCGAACTGCTCCCGCTCGTCGGTGCGGTAGGGCGCCGGGATCGGCGGGCGGGGGTCCACCAGGGTTCGGGCCATCGTCAATCCCGCGGGGCCCGGCGCCGCTTGGCCACCAGGTTGGTGCGCCGGTAATCGAGCACCAGTTCGCCCCGCTGGTTGCGGGCCTCGGTGTGCCAGGTGACGATCCCGGTGCTCGGCCTGCTGGTGGACTCCCGGGCCTCGAGCACCCGGGAGCCAGCCGTGAGCGTGTCGCCCGGGTACACCGGCTGGTGGAACCTCACTTCCTCCATGCCCAAAAACGGCCCCCCCGTTTCGCTCAAGTCCTCCACTGACAGGCCGACCACGGTACACAGCACCAGCATCGGGTTCACCACCACGTCGGGATGGCCGTGGGCTCGGGCGAACTCCGCGTTGAGGTGCATGGGGTTCCAGTTGCAGGTCGCGGTGGAGAACAGCGCATTGTCGCCGTCGGTGATGGTGCGTCCCCAGTGGTGGTCGAACGTCCGGCCCTCCGGGAAATCCTCGAACTGGTTGCCGTGGGGAACCAGCGCAAAGCTGTCGAAATCGGGCTCGCCCATCAGCCTCCGACGCTAACAACCTGCCCCCAAACCGACAAGCAGCCATTGGCGCGTTGCCGTCGAAGCCAGGGCACGCGACCTGATCGACCCGCTTCCGGCGCCCGACGAGCGACTGCCCCTGCCCTCGGTGCGCGAGCGGGAGCACGATGTGCATGTGGACATCCGCCGAGGCTGGCTGATAGCAGAGGTGATAGAAGGGCTCGACCACTGCGGCCATGCCCCGCTGTATTCCGAGCTTGTGTGACGCAGTCGTGGCCGCTTAGGCCTTCTGGAGGAGCCAGAGGCCGACCACGCTGTAGAAGACCATGACCAACAGCATGGGGCGCTGGGCCCAGATGGCCTCACTGGCGTCGCTGGTCTCCACCGCCCGGTCGTGGGCCACCAGCACCGCGGCGATGTGGCCGATCACGATCGCTGAGAACTGCACCCAGGCGATGGCATCGGTGGACACCAGGAAGAAATTCACTGCCCAGTCGGACGTTCCGAACCAGTTGGAGCCGCGGTCGAACGGGTTCGACAGCAGGCGCAGGAAGTTCTGCCCGCCGTCGAGCACCAGAAGCGAGAAATAGTGGGCCACCGTGTAGCCCAACACGATGGGCACCAGGGAGTGGGCGAAGCGCCGGGCCACTTCGGAGGCCTGCTGCTCGGTGAACCAGCCCACGGCCAGCGACCCCAGGTAGTAGAGCGCCGCCATGATGGCGATGACGACGATCATTCCCAGGGTGTTGATGCCGGTGGCGGTCCAACCCCGGTGGGTGCCCACCAGATCGGGCCACAGGGTGCTGCCGGCCAGCGAGTCGAACGTGGTGCCACCCAGCACCACCAATAGCACGGCCAGCAGGTCGAGGCGGGGGGCAATGGTTGCCAGCCCCGACAGCGGCGCCCGCAGCCGCACCGCGCCGGTTTCGTCTCGGTACAGCGGCGACATCTGGGCCAGCAGCGAGAACAGCACCCCGAACCCGTCGGCTTGGCGCAGCCAGCGCCGCCCGTACACCGCCGATCCGCCGACCATCCCCAGCGTGTAGGCGATCATGGCCCCGCCCACCGCCTCATTGGTGGTGCCGTCGTGGTAGCAGAGCTCGAAGAACAGAAACCATCCCAGTGCGAGCACCGCGGGCCAGTGGCCGCCGGGGATCTCATCGGTGTCTTCGATCTGGGGTAGGCCCAGCTTGCCCGCGGCCCACTCGATGGCCGCGGCGATGGTCTCGAACGGGTTGAGCACCCGCCATACATCGCCGAACACTGCCGCCACCATCGCCATCCCCACCCACAGGGCCACATAGACCGTGAGGGGGCCGAACCGCTGGCTTCCCACCGCGGCACCGCTCACGCTGCTGGCCAGGGCCAGCACGAACAACGCCAGCGACGCCAATCGGGCCGGCACTGCCACCACATCCAGCAGCCGGCCGAGGGCCGTCCCCAGACTCCGGCCCGATGCGGCCGCCGGCAGCCAGGCCCGATGCCAGAAGAAGCTCAAGCTGACGAAGGTGGCCATGAGGGCCACAGCCGCGCCGACGCCGAACAGATAGAACGGCAGGGGCAGATCGCCCCGCGACCCCACCCCGTGGGCCAGCACGGTGTTCAGCATGGTCACAATGGGATCATCCCACCTGGAGCTCCATAACCAGATCACCGCGGTGGTGGGACTCCACCTCGAAGATGCCGGGGATGTTGGCCTCGAACGTGATAGATCCGGGCTGTCCGGGAGCGAAGGGCACGATCAGGTCGTAGCCGTGGATGTGGAGTTCGTCGGTGGTATCGCCGTTCACGACAATGGTGACGTCGTCTCCAGCGTCGATCCGATAACGCTGAACCCCATCCACCGGCTTGCTACCGGCCACCTCCACTTCGATGGTGGTGCCCGCGCTGTCGTCCATGGGCATCAGGTCGTGTCCACCGGTGCTGTCGTCGTTGCCGCAGGCGGTGGCCAGCAAGCCGAGAATGGCCAGCAGGCCAATCAAGTAGGTTGCGCCTCTCCGGGTGATTCTCATCTCATGCTCACTGGACTGGTGTGGTGACTTCGGGGACGTCGTTGGAAGCCGAGTTGACCAGGCGCGATACCTCGTAGACCTCCAGGGCATCATCGGGGTAAGGCTCGAGGAGCTGTGTCAGGGCATCGCTGTCATCGATAGCGGTGTCAAGCCAGATGTCCTCTGCTCCTTCGGCCAGGATGACCGGCATTCGATGGTGGATCGGTTTGAGCACTTCGTTTGCCGCGGTGGTGATGATGGCGCACGATGGGATGCGGTTGCCCTCGGGATCTGTCCATATTGACCACAGTCCGGGGAAGGCGAAGGGCTCACCGGATCGCATGACGATTCTCATCGGGCGCTTGATATCGCCCACCTTCTGCCACTCATAGAAGCCGTCGGCGGGCACCAGGCACCGCCGGTTCTTCAGCGACCCGCGGAAAGTGGGCTTCTCGGCCACCGTTTCGGCCCGGGCGTTGATGAGGGGGCGGCTAGAGGATCCGTCCTTGGACCACGATGGGATGAGCCCCCAACGCATGAAACCGGCTCGCCGAGTGTCGCCGCCGATTACGGTCAGCACCTGCTGGGTGGGAGAGACGTTGTAGCGCGGCGCGAAATCGCCTCGGTCGCCGTCGAATTCGAACCGCTGGGCCAACTCTTGCAGGCTAGCGGTCAGGCTGTACCGGCCACACATCTCGGTCTCATTATGGGTCTGAACGGGGGCGTCATTCCTGGCCGTCGAGTTCGGCGATGATATCTTCGGTGTGCTCGCCGAGCTTGGAGGCGGGGCCGGTACACCCCAGTTTCGGTTTGGGCGAACCGGATGGGCGTGTTGGGGGTGATCACGGGGCGGGCCGAGCCGGGGTGCTCCACCGCCACCAGCATCTTGCGGGCCTTCACGTGGGGGTCGTGGTACAGGTCGGCGAACGTACACCACATCTTTTGCCGTCTCTAACCATCCCCTTGACAGATTCTGGCTCGCAGTCAAGCATGGGCCGGTGACCATTGAGGGAGTTGCGGCCCTAGAGGTCTTCCACAAGAGGATCGTCGAGGTAACCCGAACGCTCACCGATGCCGAGTGGATGGCGCCGTCGGCGTGTCCGGGGTGGCGGGTGCGAGATGTGATCGCCCACATCGGAGCAGGCGCCCGCAGCGTGATCGACCCGCTCCCGGTGCCCGAAGACCGGCTGCCTCTGCCCGCCAATCGGGAGCGGGAGCACGACGTGCATGTGGACATCCGACGAAGCTGGACCATCGCCGAGGTGGTGGACGAGTTCGAGCGCTTTGGCGCTGAGCGGCTGGAGCGGCTGCCCGGGCTCCAAGAAGAGCCGCTGGCCTCCACCGAGATTGAGATTCCCGGGCTGGGCACCTATCCCATGCACGCCGCGGCCAACGGGCTGTCGTTCGACTGCTTCTGCCACCTGTACCACGACATCGTCGCACCCGGCGGCCCGATCCGGCGGGAGCTGCCCGCGCCGGCCCACGAGGAGATGCTGCCGGTGGTTCAGTGGATGATGTGGGGGTTGCCCCAGATGCAGGGCCCGGAGCTGGACGACTCCCTGCTGGCACCGATCACCATCAGCTTCACCGGCCCCGGCGAAAGCGCATGGACGGTGCGAAGGCCCGACCCCCAAGGCGGGCTGGTCGTGGAGTCCGGCTGGGGAGCAGAGGTTGTGGTCACCTCGTCGGCGGTGGATTTCGTGTCGTGGGGCACGGGCCGCTCCGCGTGGCATGCGGCTTGCGATGTGGATGGCGACAGGGCGGTGGCAACTGCCTTCTTGTCCACCTTGGACATCGTTTGAGCTCGAACAACAACCCGATGACTGTCACCGCTCCCGACCCTGCTGCATTTGCCGCGGCCTGCGCCGCCGACGGCGAGATGCGCTTGGCGGTCCACTACTGGACCGGCGGGCTGCGCCTGGGCATCGCCGGATCCACCCACACCGAGGTGGCCGACGTTGGGCACTTCCCGATGCAGGAGAACCCCGAGGTCTTCATCAGATACCTGCTGCCGATACTGGACCAGATCGAAGCTCGGGCAAACTGACCGAGGAAGAACAGGAGAAGGTTATGGGAGCTCAAGTCGAGAGAAGGCCGGTGGTGGTCACCGGCGGTGGCAGCGGAATCGGAGCGGCGCTGGCACTGGAAGCCGCCGGCCGCGGCGCTAGCCATGTCGCAGTCACAGACGTGGACCTTGAGGCTGCCCAGGCCGTGGCCGAGAGCATCGCCGCCCAGGGCGGCACCGCGGCGGCCCACCGGTGCGACGTGACCGACGCGGCGGGGATGGAAGATCTAGCCCAAGCCATCGCTGCCGACCACGGCATCCCAGGTCTGGTGTGCGCCAACGCAGGAGTGATGTCGGCAATGGCGCCGCTGTTGGATGCCGCTTCGAGCGATGCCGAGTGGGTGGTCAGGGTCAACGTGTTGGGCACGATAAACACACTCCAGAGCTTCGGTCGGCTCATGTCCGCCGGCCAAGAACAGGGCTGGCTCATGGCCACCGGCTCGGAGCACTCTGTGGGCGTTCCCCACGCCAACTCCGGTCCCTACACCGCATCAAAGCACGCGGTGCTGGGAATGTGCGATGTTCTGCGAGTCGAACTGCCCGATCACGTTGGGATAAGCGTTGTTTGCCCCGGCCTCACCGCAAGCCTTCTATGGAATGCCACCCGCCAGCGTCCCGAACGCTTCGGCGGCAGCGCGGACAACGATCCAGGCGCAGGAGCATTTATGGAGCAGATGGGGATGAGCGCCGAAGCCGTCGCCCAGCGGGCCTTCGACGGAATCGCCGCGGGCCACTTTCTGATCCCCACTCACTACCATGCCCGGGCCTACGCCGAACAGCGAGCCGACGACATGGCCGAGGCCTACGACCGGCTGTCTGAAATCGACACCGCCGACTACGACCTCAACAGAACCGTCACCCAGTTCTTGGAGCAACTCGCCGACTGATGCGGCCCGGCGCGTACCGCGGCTCAGCTAGGGCCTGGGCCTCGGGAGTGGCCACCACGGCGGTCGGCTCGGAAACGGCCTCGATCCCTACCGATTGCTCCGTAGTTGGCCGAGCAGAGATAGGGAATACACATCGGCCATTTGGTCTAGCGTGGCGGAAATTGTCATTACGGGAGGTGTTTCGTGGCGGGAATGTTGAGAGTCCCGTTGCTTCAACTTGTTCGCGTCCTCGGCGAGGAGCGGTATGACGTCATCCTGGCCTTGTGTACAGCCATGGTGGCGCTGTCGGCCACCGGTGTCGATGCGCTGACGGCGACTGCGGGCATCGTCGGTTTGGCTCTCATCACCGGAACGCTCATCGAGTCGTCTGCACTGGCCGTGGGCCGGGTCAAGGCATGGGCGCTGCTGGCCGGGTTTGGTGCCGCCACCGCGATTGAGCTTGCTGTGACGGGCCAAGGCAATGCCCGCATCGGCCCGGCCATCTTGCTGGCGATAGGCATCGTCGCCGCGGTCACCATCTCCAGGCAGGTGCTGTCGCGGCCCCTGCCCGACACCACCTCGATAGCGGCCTCGGCGTGCGCCTACCTGCTCATCGGGTACTCGTTTGCCAGCCTCTACATACTGATCGACCGCATCGCCGCCGACCCGTTCTTGTCGTCGGGCGAAGCGCTCACTCCTGAATCGGCCGTCTACTTCAGCTTCGTCACCCTGACCACGCTCGGCTTCGGCGACCTCACCCCGGCGGCATCAAGCGGCCGGACGCTGGTAACCCTGGAGGCCATGGCCGGACAGTTCTACATCGCCATCGCCGTAGCCCGACTGGTAGCCGGAATGGCAACCAACAAAAAAGACGCCTGAGCAACCCCGCCGCTGGCTAACCGTGTTTGGGGATGGGGGCATAGTGAGTGCAGCAACAGCATCAGATACCGTGCTAGCACAGCATTTAGTGTCGTTTCGCGCTAGAATCCCCGGATGTCCTCTGTCTACCGGCCTCGTCTGGTTGATGGCCTGCTTGACGAATACCTGGCAGAGTTTCCGGCGGTGATGCTTGTCGGGCCGCGCGCCTGCGGGAAGACCACCACCGCCGCTCGCCACGCCGCCACCGTGATGAGACTCGACACTGAACAGGGTTCCGACGCGTTGCGCGCCGACCCCGATGCCGCCTTGCGCAACCGGGCCGAGCCGGTGCTGCTCGACGAGTGGCAGGAGGTCCCGGCCGTTATGGGAGCGGTGAAGCGCGCCGTGGACTCCGAGCGGCGACCAGGGCGATTCCTCATCACCGGCTCGGCACGCTCCAACACCGATGAGCGGCTGTGGCCCGGCACCGGACGCGTTGTGATGCTGGCCATGCATCCCCTGACAGTGGCCGAGGCTTTGGGCACACCTCCCCGCCCCTTCATTGACCGTGTCGCAGCAGGAGAGGGGCTTGTGGGTGCCGACCCGCCGCTCGATGTGGCGGACTATCTGGGCCTGGCGCTTCTAGGTGGCTTCCCGGAACCCGCGCTCGATCTCGGCGAGGCTGGCGCTCAGCGCTGGCTGGCCAGCTACGCCGATCAGGTGGCCCTTCGAGACGCCCGCTCCCACGGTCTCGCGCCTGATTCACTTCGGCTGCGCAGGTATCTGGAGGCGCTGGCGATCAACTCAGCCGGTACCCCCCAGCACAAGACCATCTATGAGGCGGCTGGGGTCGACCGCCGCACGGCTCAATCCTATGAGCAGCTTCTCAGCGACCTGGTTGTGGTCGACCACCTCGGCGCATGGTCCACGAACCGGCTCAAGCGTCTGAGCCGCACCCCCAAACGGTATTTGGTGGACTCAGGGCTGATGGCCGGAATCCTCGAGGTGGGCCGTGAAGATGCCTTGGGCGATGGCGTGCTAACCGGCGCCCTGATCGACACCTTCGTTGTCGCCCAGCTTCGGGCCGAGGCGGCCGTGGCCGATATGCGCTATCGGCTCTCGCACTTGCGAGACCACAACGGTCGGCGAGAAGTCGATGTGATCGCCGAACTGCCCCGGGGACGCCTGATCGGCATCGAGGTCAAAGCCGCGGCCGGCGTGCGCCGAAGCGACGCCCGCCACCTGATGTGGCTCCGGGACAGCGTGGGCGAATCGTTCGTAGCCGGTGTAGTGCTCCACACTGGCTACGACACCATCGAACTCGACGACCGGATCGTCGCCGCCCCAATCTCAACACTCTGGACTGCGAACGGGACCCAGTGAGCAGACGGCGCAGGGGCTAGCGGCGGAAGCGGAGGGCCCGGGATCGACGGCGAGTGGCGATCTGGGCGGCGCGCTGCTGGGGGGCCACGAAGCTGAAGATGCCGTCGGCATCAACGTCGAAGTCGTCGCTGGAGCGCTCCGCGGTGATCCCCATGTCGCCCTGGTGCATCTCCCCATGCGCGCTCCGCACCACGAACAGCGCCCCCGGCGGCAGCTACCCGTCCACCCGGTAGACGTGGTCGGCGCTGACCACCGCTCATTTTGCGGTCCGGTTAGGGGCCGAGTGCGGTGATGGGGGCGACTTGCACGCCGTCGGGGCGGCGGTAGGCGGCGCCGGTGGGGGTTATCACCAACAGGGCCGCCATGCTGGCTGTGCGCTGGCGGGTCGTCTTCTGCTTGAGGCGGAGCAGCGTTTTGGCGGCGCTGTCGATGACTTTGGGGCTGGTGTTGAGCTTAACTTCGGCGGCGACCCATGAGCCGTCGGCGCGTTCGATGATGGCGTCGGCCTCCAGCCCGCCGCTGTCGCGGTAGTGGAAGACGGTGGCGCGCTGCGCTTGGCTGTAGATGCGGAGATCGCGCACAGCCAGCGATTCGAGCAAGCAGCCGAAAGCCGTAAGGTCGGACATCAGCCGCTCAGGGGTGGCCCCCAGCATGGCAGCAGCCAATGAGGGATCGGCGAAGTGCCGCTTGGCCTCTTTCCGCAGGGTGGCCTTCGACCGGAGGCTCACCGCCCAGGCAGGCTGGTCCTCGACAACGAAGATGCGGCGCAAAGCGTCTAGGTAGGCGGCAACGGTATTGCGGGCCGGGGGATGGCCGATGTCCATGTCGGCCGCCAGCTTGGTCGTCTTGGCCTCGGTGGCCACGTTGAGGGAGATCGACGCCAAGAGCCGCCGCACCATGGTCGGGTCGTGCCTCACGCCGTTGCCGGAGGGGATGTCAACGCGGGCGATCTCATTGGCATAGTCGCCCACCGACGCCAAGGCGTCATCCTCGCTATGGCCGAGGTTCTGGGGCCAGCCGCCGACGCATATCGCAGTGGCGA from bacterium encodes the following:
- a CDS encoding MaoC family dehydratase yields the protein MDAPSTLTGSGNYFEDFAVGQRMRHGRSATIDEVENNYISKQVMNTAQGHWNEEIMAGSPLGDGRLVFGLITGSMTVGLASQDTAENALCELGLDAVRFKVPVHHGDTITAYTEVLDVSDDPKRDDAGMVRFKHWGRNQHGDVVCELERIVLVKRRSHWGQR
- a CDS encoding SOS response-associated peptidase gives rise to the protein MCGRYSLTASLQELAQRFEFDGDRGDFAPRYNVSPTQQVLTVIGGDTRRAGFMRWGLIPSWSKDGSSSRPLINARAETVAEKPTFRGSLKNRRCLVPADGFYEWQKVGDIKRPMRIVMRSGEPFAFPGLWSIWTDPEGNRIPSCAIITTAANEVLKPIHHRMPVILAEGAEDIWLDTAIDDSDALTQLLEPYPDDALEVYEVSRLVNSASNDVPEVTTPVQ
- a CDS encoding ABC transporter ATP-binding protein; translation: MVEPHHEQGTVSLRQVTKRFGETLAVDAVDLEVEAGEFISLLGPSGCGKTTTLRMISGFEYPTEGRVFISGRDVTDTPAHRRTVNSVFQSYALFGHMTVADNVAFGLRVKRRHKQTIENRVREALNLVQLSDFRSRYPGQLSGGQQQRVALARAIVNEPDVLLLDEPLSALDLKLRQAMRFELTRLHDDLGMTFVFVTHDQTEAITMSDRIAVMNEGRIHQLGTPVEIYERPASRFVAEFIGEVNMLEATVAGGDGARTEVLLPSGDRLTCAPVGADSLAPGAQVVIAIRPQRVVLAPEGDIDPGNHAVVVGELRELLFLGDSTRGTVRLTDGSELVATRYNEAGTHPFGLLRPGDKVDAGWRHGTACLVE
- a CDS encoding MaoC family dehydratase produces the protein MGEPDFDSFALVPHGNQFEDFPEGRTFDHHWGRTITDGDNALFSTATCNWNPMHLNAEFARAHGHPDVVVNPMLVLCTVVGLSVEDLSETGGPFLGMEEVRFHQPVYPGDTLTAGSRVLEARESTSRPSTGIVTWHTEARNQRGELVLDYRRTNLVAKRRRAPRD
- a CDS encoding DUF4143 domain-containing protein, which encodes MSSVYRPRLVDGLLDEYLAEFPAVMLVGPRACGKTTTAARHAATVMRLDTEQGSDALRADPDAALRNRAEPVLLDEWQEVPAVMGAVKRAVDSERRPGRFLITGSARSNTDERLWPGTGRVVMLAMHPLTVAEALGTPPRPFIDRVAAGEGLVGADPPLDVADYLGLALLGGFPEPALDLGEAGAQRWLASYADQVALRDARSHGLAPDSLRLRRYLEALAINSAGTPQHKTIYEAAGVDRRTAQSYEQLLSDLVVVDHLGAWSTNRLKRLSRTPKRYLVDSGLMAGILEVGREDALGDGVLTGALIDTFVVAQLRAEAAVADMRYRLSHLRDHNGRREVDVIAELPRGRLIGIEVKAAAGVRRSDARHLMWLRDSVGESFVAGVVLHTGYDTIELDDRIVAAPISTLWTANGTQ
- a CDS encoding SDR family NAD(P)-dependent oxidoreductase, giving the protein MGAQVERRPVVVTGGGSGIGAALALEAAGRGASHVAVTDVDLEAAQAVAESIAAQGGTAAAHRCDVTDAAGMEDLAQAIAADHGIPGLVCANAGVMSAMAPLLDAASSDAEWVVRVNVLGTINTLQSFGRLMSAGQEQGWLMATGSEHSVGVPHANSGPYTASKHAVLGMCDVLRVELPDHVGISVVCPGLTASLLWNATRQRPERFGGSADNDPGAGAFMEQMGMSAEAVAQRAFDGIAAGHFLIPTHYHARAYAEQRADDMAEAYDRLSEIDTADYDLNRTVTQFLEQLAD
- a CDS encoding maleylpyruvate isomerase family mycothiol-dependent enzyme, with the translated sequence MTIEGVAALEVFHKRIVEVTRTLTDAEWMAPSACPGWRVRDVIAHIGAGARSVIDPLPVPEDRLPLPANREREHDVHVDIRRSWTIAEVVDEFERFGAERLERLPGLQEEPLASTEIEIPGLGTYPMHAAANGLSFDCFCHLYHDIVAPGGPIRRELPAPAHEEMLPVVQWMMWGLPQMQGPELDDSLLAPITISFTGPGESAWTVRRPDPQGGLVVESGWGAEVVVTSSAVDFVSWGTGRSAWHAACDVDGDRAVATAFLSTLDIV
- a CDS encoding DUF4143 domain-containing protein; amino-acid sequence: MAEVAATLTMPGYLPRIAGREVESALRRRGAVLIEGVRGCGKTWMARHFARSEVRLDDEAALLLASADPVEVLRGATPRLLDEWQNAPHLWNRVRRECDDRPEPGQFILTGSAVPQDDVTRHTGTGRISRVLLRPMSLWETGQSTGIVSLEKLFDGEAVSCLRDEAVRLRDIATAICVGGWPQNLGHSEDDALASVGDYANEIARVDIPSGNGVRHDPTMVRRLLASISLNVATEAKTTKLAADMDIGHPPARNTVAAYLDALRRIFVVEDQPAWAVSLRSKATLRKEAKRHFADPSLAAAMLGATPERLMSDLTAFGCLLESLAVRDLRIYSQAQRATVFHYRDSGGLEADAIIERADGSWVAAEVKLNTSPKVIDSAAKTLLRLKQKTTRQRTASMAALLVITPTGAAYRRPDGVQVAPITALGP
- a CDS encoding LysR substrate-binding domain-containing protein, whose product is MKRRVALRELENFVAVAEHGSMTEAAAAIGISQPGLSTSIRNLERMLGVSLLVRHRGQGVSLTPEGDLLMAEARATLSRAAELEARMSAAVSDDSGRVTVGSLVTVAPIVIPSLVRRFRERHPDIAVEIRTGTQDELLDWLRTGAVHAAITYDIELGRGVDFERILDVEAHAVVSSSHRLAEEAEIGLEALAGDPYILLDLPLSREYFLSLFLATGVAYHPAASHADISLVRTLVGNGFGFSLLNLLPATDVAQDGSRVAYVRLRSKIPPLGLGLARRVDDKPPRALDVFSAFARSSLVLPRQ
- a CDS encoding potassium channel family protein, whose amino-acid sequence is MLQLVRVLGEERYDVILALCTAMVALSATGVDALTATAGIVGLALITGTLIESSALAVGRVKAWALLAGFGAATAIELAVTGQGNARIGPAILLAIGIVAAVTISRQVLSRPLPDTTSIAASACAYLLIGYSFASLYILIDRIAADPFLSSGEALTPESAVYFSFVTLTTLGFGDLTPAASSGRTLVTLEAMAGQFYIAIAVARLVAGMATNKKDA